A single window of Arcobacter venerupis DNA harbors:
- a CDS encoding TIGR00730 family Rossman fold protein, with amino-acid sequence MNVAIYCGSSFGNNKIYEESTKILAQKLAQKNFNIVYGGSLQGLMGVISNESLKHNNTVTGVITHDLVSKEIENKSITNIHKVHTMNQRKEKMAEFADAFIAIPGGYGTLEEIFDVIASAQLGYHKKPCAFLNINGYYTHLIEFLRNSVKEGFINKLYVDMLIVSDDIDEIIERISNYNAPKDKWEK; translated from the coding sequence ATGAATGTAGCAATTTACTGTGGTTCTTCTTTTGGGAACAATAAAATATATGAAGAATCAACAAAAATCTTGGCTCAAAAATTAGCACAAAAAAATTTTAATATTGTTTATGGTGGTTCACTACAAGGACTAATGGGTGTTATTTCAAATGAATCACTAAAACACAATAATACGGTAACAGGTGTAATAACACATGATTTAGTATCTAAAGAGATAGAAAATAAAAGTATCACAAATATTCATAAAGTTCATACTATGAATCAAAGAAAAGAAAAAATGGCAGAGTTTGCTGATGCTTTTATAGCAATTCCTGGAGGTTATGGAACACTAGAAGAGATTTTTGATGTTATAGCTTCTGCTCAACTTGGTTATCATAAAAAACCTTGTGCTTTTTTAAATATAAATGGTTATTACACTCATTTAATTGAATTTTTAAGAAATAGTGTAAAAGAAGGATTTATCAATAAACTTTATGTTGATATGCTGATTGTTTCTGATGATATTGATGAAATAATTGAAAGAATATCTAATTATAATGCACCAAAAGATAAGTGGGAAAAATAA
- a CDS encoding HAD family hydrolase — translation MKKYILFDNDGVLVHTEPLYFKANIIALEEFFNISLEFEEYMKIMSEGTTIWQKAFEKGFSSNEIEKARNQRNLYYQNFLRTENILIPQVKEVLEKLSKKYKMGIVTTSRRVDFEIIHKDLGIVDYMDFVLCEEDYNYAKPHPEPYLKGLEMFKANKDEAIVIEDSTRGLTAAHKAGIECVIVKNEFTRTQDFSKASYFIDNLKELETILN, via the coding sequence ATGAAAAAATATATCTTATTTGATAATGATGGCGTTTTAGTTCATACTGAACCTTTATATTTTAAAGCAAATATTATAGCTTTAGAAGAATTTTTTAATATCTCTTTAGAGTTTGAAGAGTATATGAAAATAATGAGTGAAGGAACTACTATATGGCAAAAAGCATTTGAAAAAGGTTTTTCTTCAAATGAAATAGAAAAAGCTAGAAATCAGAGAAATTTATATTATCAAAACTTTTTAAGAACTGAAAATATTTTAATACCACAAGTAAAAGAAGTACTTGAAAAACTATCAAAAAAATATAAAATGGGAATAGTAACAACTTCAAGAAGAGTGGATTTTGAAATAATTCACAAAGATTTAGGAATTGTTGATTATATGGATTTTGTACTTTGTGAAGAAGATTATAACTATGCAAAGCCACATCCAGAACCTTACTTAAAAGGCTTAGAAATGTTTAAAGCGAATAAAGATGAAGCTATTGTGATTGAAGACTCTACAAGAGGTTTAACAGCAGCTCACAAAGCTGGGATTGAGTGTGTTATTGTAAAAAATGAATTTACAAGAACTCAAGACTTCTCAAAAGCTAGTTATTTTATAGATAATCTAAAAGAATTGGAAACTATTTTAAATTAG